From Chryseobacterium sp. IHB B 17019, one genomic window encodes:
- a CDS encoding DUF3467 domain-containing protein, with amino-acid sequence MDNNQNPQDGNINIELNEMVAAGVYANLALVNHSPSEFVVDFIQLMPGVQQAKVRSRIILAPLHAKRVLSALQQNIANYEQQFGEIKEVEPFVLGGNNVQA; translated from the coding sequence ATGGACAACAATCAAAATCCACAAGACGGAAACATCAACATCGAATTAAACGAAATGGTAGCTGCAGGAGTTTACGCTAATTTAGCTTTAGTAAACCACTCTCCATCTGAATTCGTAGTAGATTTCATCCAATTAATGCCGGGTGTACAACAAGCTAAAGTAAGATCAAGAATCATTCTTGCTCCTCTTCACGCTAAAAGAGTATTAAGCGCTCTTCAACAAAACATCGCAAACTACGAGCAACAATTCGGAGAAATCAAAGAAGTTGAGCCTTTCGTATTAGGTGGAAACAACGTACAAGCGTAA
- a CDS encoding c-type cytochrome, protein MRKLIYIFSSVVLLIACESRTYEEISDNTPIAEQVTYAKDVKPIIEANCIGCHSAGGPASFQPWTSYDQVKTHIDNILDRIQRPNGDPLKMPQGGSLSPSQINIFTKWKADGLIEN, encoded by the coding sequence ATGAGGAAGTTAATTTATATATTTTCATCGGTGGTTTTGTTGATTGCTTGTGAAAGTAGAACCTATGAAGAGATCTCAGACAATACGCCAATTGCTGAGCAGGTAACTTATGCAAAAGATGTGAAACCGATTATTGAAGCCAACTGTATTGGATGCCACTCCGCGGGCGGCCCAGCTTCTTTCCAGCCATGGACAAGCTATGATCAGGTAAAAACTCACATTGATAATATTTTGGACAGAATACAAAGGCCAAACGGCGATCCTCTGAAAATGCCTCAGGGCGGAAGTTTATCACCATCACAAATTAATATTTTCACCAAATGGAAAGCCGACGGGCTTATCGAAAATTAA
- a CDS encoding DUF5777 family beta-barrel protein — protein sequence MTKTLLFLSIFVSGLAFAQEDLLKDIDTIQTSTETSQPAFKALQIVTGQSTKLTAKNEWYIVVAHRFGDVSHGFKEFFGLDDASTKLGVIYGVTDGLSLSLSRETNMKTFEGAAKYKLVKQSEKFPVDIVGYNVLAVNTDLSKDNYPHLQFGDRLSYLTQALISRRFSDKFSLQLTPSYVHKNLYEPNIEDKNQFLTGLGGRYKISKRISINAEYFVNFDNHSFYKNPLSLGMDIETGGHVFQLLFTNSQLNSDIGYLTNATGKWEKGQIFFGFNLYRVF from the coding sequence ATGACAAAAACTCTCTTATTTTTGTCAATATTTGTCTCAGGTCTTGCTTTTGCACAGGAGGACCTACTGAAGGATATTGACACAATTCAAACAAGTACCGAAACTTCCCAGCCCGCTTTTAAAGCATTACAGATTGTCACAGGGCAATCCACAAAACTAACGGCAAAAAATGAATGGTACATCGTCGTAGCACACCGTTTTGGAGATGTAAGCCACGGCTTCAAAGAATTCTTTGGACTGGATGATGCTTCTACCAAGCTAGGAGTAATCTACGGTGTGACAGATGGGCTTTCATTAAGTCTTTCCAGAGAAACCAACATGAAAACTTTTGAAGGTGCTGCAAAATATAAGTTAGTAAAGCAAAGTGAAAAATTTCCTGTTGATATTGTAGGATATAATGTTTTGGCTGTAAATACTGATCTCAGCAAGGACAATTATCCGCATCTTCAGTTCGGAGACAGGCTTTCTTACCTTACCCAGGCTTTAATTTCGAGAAGATTCAGCGACAAATTTTCTTTACAATTAACACCATCTTATGTTCACAAAAACCTATACGAGCCTAATATTGAAGATAAAAACCAATTTCTGACAGGATTAGGAGGCCGTTATAAAATTTCAAAAAGAATTTCCATCAATGCGGAATATTTTGTGAATTTCGACAATCACAGTTTTTATAAAAATCCACTGTCATTAGGGATGGATATAGAAACCGGGGGACACGTTTTCCAGCTTTTATTTACGAATTCCCAACTTAATTCAGACATCGGTTATCTTACCAATGCTACCGGAAAGTGGGAAAAAGGACAGATTTTCTTTGGTTTTAATCTTTATAGAGTTTTTTAA
- a CDS encoding Crp/Fnr family transcriptional regulator, translated as MINNKFILNKFGFLGEDFSKELNQHALITDIKAKTEIITEGQKVRYVPFLIKGSIKVYSLNDGRELIYYYVRPNDSCLMTFSSIFSDYTSKVYAMAEEDSEVMLIPASVLHDWLIRFPEINKLFYNEYDKRFTDVMNMVNDAVFHKLDKRIVNYIKQQISVTGQNPIKLTHREIASNLGTSREVVSRVLKKVENEGEIIQTKEGIKIPVNENVRQG; from the coding sequence ATGATAAATAATAAATTTATTCTTAATAAATTCGGCTTTTTGGGTGAAGACTTTTCAAAAGAGCTCAACCAACATGCATTGATAACGGATATTAAAGCAAAAACCGAAATTATTACCGAAGGGCAAAAAGTACGGTATGTTCCTTTTTTAATAAAAGGCTCCATTAAAGTGTATTCTTTAAATGACGGAAGAGAGTTAATTTACTATTACGTAAGACCGAATGACAGCTGTCTGATGACTTTTTCATCAATTTTTAGTGATTATACGAGCAAGGTTTACGCGATGGCAGAAGAAGATTCGGAAGTAATGCTGATTCCTGCTTCTGTATTGCATGACTGGCTGATCCGTTTTCCTGAAATCAATAAGCTTTTTTATAACGAGTATGATAAAAGGTTTACCGATGTCATGAATATGGTAAATGACGCCGTTTTTCATAAACTTGATAAAAGAATTGTAAATTATATCAAACAACAGATATCAGTCACAGGGCAGAATCCCATCAAGCTTACCCATCGTGAAATTGCAAGTAATTTAGGCACATCCAGAGAAGTTGTGAGCAGAGTTTTGAAAAAAGTGGAAAATGAGGGAGAAATTATTCAGACCAAGGAGGGCATAAAAATACCTGTAAATGAAAATGTTAGACAAGGCTAA
- a CDS encoding ankyrin repeat domain-containing protein, producing MKKLILMISIFLSFTFVSAQEKAKSIFDIARTGTVTEVKELMKQNPDIINQTNDSGFSPLILACYRGNVEVAKFLMDNVKDINYKSQEGTALAGLSVKYNKDLVEHILKKNANPNLADTTGSTPLFWAVKFGNKELIELLLKYKADKTIKDSQGMTPFEYALQTNNKEIINLLKN from the coding sequence ATGAAAAAGTTGATTTTAATGATAAGTATTTTCCTGAGTTTTACATTTGTATCTGCTCAGGAAAAAGCAAAATCGATTTTTGATATTGCCAGAACCGGTACTGTAACTGAAGTAAAAGAACTGATGAAACAGAACCCGGATATTATCAATCAAACTAACGATAGCGGATTTTCACCACTTATTCTGGCATGTTACAGAGGCAACGTGGAAGTGGCTAAGTTTTTAATGGATAATGTGAAAGATATTAATTATAAAAGCCAGGAAGGAACTGCATTGGCAGGGCTATCGGTGAAGTATAATAAGGATTTGGTAGAGCATATTCTAAAGAAAAATGCGAATCCGAATCTCGCGGATACTACAGGATCTACTCCTTTATTTTGGGCTGTAAAATTTGGTAATAAAGAACTAATCGAGCTATTACTAAAATACAAAGCTGACAAAACTATAAAAGATTCTCAAGGAATGACTCCTTTTGAATATGCCTTACAAACAAACAATAAAGAAATCATCAACCTCTTAAAAAATTAA
- a CDS encoding YceI family protein: protein MKKLVLLIMSLLFANLALAQKYMTKTGKVTFEASVPLFEDVFAQDDNNVGVINADTGDFASVSVVKNFHFKTKLMEEHFNESYAETAKYPKATFTGKIVNFDKNKLSSTPQKYTVQGTLNFHGVNKAYTSNANIHTKDGKIYMTGGFVARPADHNVTIPKMVTKKIAESVNVQYTYVLLKQ, encoded by the coding sequence ATGAAAAAGCTAGTATTACTTATTATGTCGTTGCTTTTTGCCAATCTTGCTTTAGCACAAAAATATATGACTAAAACAGGAAAAGTAACGTTTGAAGCATCCGTACCCTTATTTGAGGATGTTTTTGCGCAGGATGACAACAATGTGGGGGTCATTAATGCTGATACGGGAGATTTTGCTTCGGTTTCCGTGGTTAAAAATTTCCATTTTAAAACAAAATTAATGGAAGAGCATTTCAACGAAAGTTATGCCGAAACCGCAAAATATCCTAAAGCTACTTTTACAGGTAAGATTGTAAATTTTGATAAAAATAAACTTTCTTCAACTCCACAGAAATATACTGTTCAGGGAACATTAAATTTTCATGGAGTGAATAAGGCTTATACTTCAAATGCTAATATTCATACCAAAGACGGGAAAATTTATATGACCGGAGGTTTTGTTGCAAGACCTGCAGATCATAATGTAACAATCCCGAAAATGGTTACCAAAAAGATTGCAGAAAGTGTGAATGTTCAATATACTTATGTACTGTTAAAACAATGA